One window of the Hippoglossus hippoglossus isolate fHipHip1 chromosome 9, fHipHip1.pri, whole genome shotgun sequence genome contains the following:
- the LOC117768248 gene encoding V-type proton ATPase 116 kDa subunit a-like produces MKMSVIVGVIHMSFGIILSTYNHLHFRKKHNLYLVFLPELLFLLCLFGYLVFMIFYKWLVFSAKDSREAPSILIHFINMFLMQGDTVSPLYPGQAGLQVFRVVIAVLSVPVLLLGKPIFLYWLHKRAAVTVISPQV; encoded by the exons ATGAAGATGTCAGTGATAGTGGGCGTCATACACATGAGCTTTGGGATCATTCTCAGCACTTACAATCACTT GCACTTTAGGAAAAAGCACAACCTGTACTTGGTATTTCTGCCTGAGCTGCTGTTCTTGCTGTGTCTGTTTGGCTATCTGGTGTTCATGATTTTCTACAAGTGGCTGGTATTCTCTGCAAAGGACTCCAGAGAGGCCCCGAGCATCCTCATCCACTTCATTAATATGTTCCTCATGCAGGGTGACACAGTGTCGCCCCTCTACCCAGGACAG GCTGGCCTGCAGGTATTTCGAGTGGTCATTGCTGTTCTCTCAGTGCCTGTCCTACTCCTGGGCAAACCCATCTTCCTTTATTGGCTTCACAAGAGGGCAGCAGTCACCGTAATCTCTCCACAAGTGTAG